The Gymnodinialimonas sp. 57CJ19 genome includes a window with the following:
- a CDS encoding cell division protein FtsQ/DivIB, with amino-acid sequence MRPVIAGEAPRHIQRTSVRSIIPRRNGSGGAAPHDPAPSKLSYRVTRLWLTPIFRKALNIGIPLFALFAAVAWYLSDEARINGLFEAAYEIRREVENRPEFRVNVLGIDGASDDVTEEVRAALALDLPISSFDLDLDELRGRLEALPPVRSADLRIQSGGYLAVRIDERIPAALWLTHEGLSIIDEEGHFVAGFGTREIEDPLPLLGGEGADLAVTEALALIEAAAILGDRVHGLVRMGQRRWDVVLTNETRIMLPEFGATAALDRVLALHDVGEILSRDVTAVDLRNPGRPTVRLTDDAMEELQRMRTLAAERSDGDTSG; translated from the coding sequence ATGCGACCGGTAATAGCAGGCGAGGCGCCTCGTCACATTCAACGCACCTCCGTTCGGTCGATCATTCCCCGTCGCAACGGGTCCGGCGGCGCAGCCCCCCATGATCCGGCCCCCTCCAAGCTCAGCTACCGTGTGACCCGCCTTTGGCTCACGCCGATCTTCCGCAAAGCGCTCAACATCGGCATCCCGCTGTTCGCGCTGTTTGCTGCCGTTGCCTGGTATCTCAGCGATGAGGCCCGCATTAACGGTTTGTTTGAGGCCGCCTATGAGATCCGCCGCGAGGTTGAGAACCGGCCAGAGTTTCGCGTAAACGTGCTGGGGATCGACGGTGCCTCCGATGATGTCACGGAAGAGGTCCGCGCCGCCCTTGCGCTGGACCTGCCGATCTCGTCCTTCGATCTGGACCTTGATGAATTGCGCGGCCGCCTGGAGGCGTTGCCCCCCGTGCGCAGCGCTGACCTGCGCATTCAGTCCGGCGGCTATCTGGCCGTGCGCATCGACGAACGTATCCCCGCCGCCCTGTGGCTGACCCATGAGGGGCTGAGCATCATCGACGAAGAAGGTCACTTCGTTGCGGGCTTCGGCACCCGAGAGATTGAAGACCCTTTGCCGCTTCTGGGCGGGGAGGGGGCCGATCTGGCCGTGACCGAGGCGCTGGCGCTGATCGAGGCGGCAGCCATTCTTGGCGACCGCGTCCATGGGCTTGTGCGTATGGGGCAACGGCGGTGGGATGTGGTGCTGACCAACGAAACGCGGATCATGCTGCCCGAATTCGGAGCGACTGCCGCGCTGGACCGTGTGCTGGCGCTTCATGATGTGGGTGAAATCCTGTCGCGGGACGTGACAGCAGTTGATTTACGCAACCCCGGTCGCCCGACCGTGCGGTTGACCGATGATGCAATGGAAGAGCTACAGCGTATGCGTACGCTGGCGGCTGAAAGATCCGATGGGGACACGAGCGGATGA
- the ftsA gene encoding cell division protein FtsA gives MNLLYQTQRAMRAKRTEAMRRGVIAVLDIGTFKVACLVLKFDGTEPEDDGIGAMAGQSSFRVIGAATTRSRGVKFGEIDTVQETERAIRTAVQTAQKMANARVDHVIVSLSGARPRSYGLTGEVDLQTGAVEDHDIGRVLSVCDMPDIGASREVLHAQPVNFSLDNRSGLSDPRGHVGNRLSCDMHLLTVDSHAIETLLHCVKRCDLELAGVASAPYVAAMSSLVEDEQELGAACIDLGAGATSLSIFMKKHMIFADTVRMGGAHITRDISQGLHIPVDMAERIKTKFGGLMATGLDDREIIELDSDTGDWHHDRRTVSRAELIGVMRPRVEEILEDVRARLDAAGFEHLPSQRIVLTGGGSQIPGLDGLASRILGNQVRLGRPMRVAGLPQSAYGSAFSACVGLALFAASPQDEWWDFDLPADRLPARSVRRAVKWFRDNW, from the coding sequence ATGAATCTTCTCTATCAAACACAACGGGCCATGCGGGCCAAACGTACCGAAGCCATGCGACGCGGCGTGATTGCCGTATTGGACATCGGCACCTTCAAGGTGGCCTGTCTGGTGCTGAAATTCGACGGCACCGAGCCTGAGGATGACGGCATCGGCGCCATGGCCGGGCAATCCTCGTTCCGGGTGATCGGCGCGGCAACAACCCGGTCGCGCGGCGTCAAGTTTGGCGAGATTGATACGGTGCAAGAAACCGAGCGTGCCATCCGCACCGCTGTGCAAACCGCCCAGAAAATGGCCAACGCCCGTGTCGATCACGTGATCGTCTCGCTTTCCGGTGCACGGCCGCGCAGCTATGGCCTGACCGGTGAAGTCGATTTGCAAACCGGCGCCGTGGAAGATCACGATATTGGCCGCGTGTTGTCCGTCTGCGACATGCCCGATATCGGCGCGTCGCGCGAAGTGCTGCATGCGCAGCCGGTGAACTTCTCTCTCGATAATCGCTCGGGCCTGTCGGACCCGCGCGGCCATGTGGGCAACCGCCTGTCGTGTGACATGCATCTGCTGACCGTGGACAGCCACGCGATCGAGACGCTTCTACACTGCGTCAAACGCTGTGATCTGGAACTGGCGGGCGTGGCCTCTGCGCCCTATGTCGCGGCCATGTCTTCACTGGTGGAGGACGAGCAAGAACTGGGGGCGGCCTGCATCGACCTTGGGGCAGGAGCCACGAGCCTGTCGATCTTCATGAAAAAACACATGATCTTTGCCGATACCGTGCGCATGGGCGGGGCCCATATCACGCGCGACATCAGCCAAGGTCTGCATATCCCCGTGGATATGGCCGAGCGGATCAAAACCAAGTTCGGCGGTCTCATGGCCACGGGTCTGGATGACCGAGAGATCATCGAGTTGGACAGCGACACCGGTGATTGGCACCACGACCGCCGCACCGTATCACGGGCCGAGTTGATCGGCGTCATGCGCCCTCGGGTCGAAGAAATCCTTGAAGACGTGCGGGCGCGGCTGGATGCGGCAGGGTTTGAACATCTGCCGTCGCAACGGATCGTCCTGACCGGGGGCGGCAGTCAGATCCCCGGCCTTGATGGTCTTGCCTCGCGCATTCTGGGCAACCAGGTGCGCCTGGGGCGGCCCATGCGGGTGGCGGGCCTGCCGCAGTCGGCCTATGGCTCGGCGTTCTCGGCCTGTGTCGGTTTGGCGCTGTTTGCAGCGAGCCCTCAGGACGAGTGGTGGGACTTCGATTTGCCCGCCGACAGGCTGCCTGCACGGTCCGTTCGTCGCGCTGTAAAATGGTTCCGCGACAACTGGTGA